A window of Aquitalea denitrificans contains these coding sequences:
- a CDS encoding aspartate aminotransferase family protein encodes MRTKQNQRSTADYQAMDAAHHIHAFLDQKALNEEGPRVITRGEGLYVWDSEGKQYLDGMSGLWCTNVGYGRQELIDAATRQLKELSYYNMFFHTTHPAVVELSERLFSLLPGSYSHVIYTNSGSEANEVLIRTVRRFWDVMGQPDKKIFIGRHNGYHGSTVGSASLGGMAFMHEMGNLPIPGVEHIDEPDWFRHGGSLSPAEFGLQCARALEQKILQLGADKVAAFVAEPFQGAGGMIFPPESYWPEIQSICRQYDVLLCADEVIGGFGRTGEWFAHQHFDFQPDTLSIAKGLTSGYIPMGGLVLSRRMAQALIDKGGVFAHGLTYSGHPVAAAVALANLDVLQGEGMVEAVKQDTGPYLQRCLREVFADHPLVGDIQGTGMVAALQLCEDKASRKLFANEDDIGWRCRSHGFDEGLIIRSTHGRMIMAPALAISRSQIDELLSKTLRAVDRTARELGML; translated from the coding sequence ATGCGCACGAAGCAAAACCAACGCAGTACCGCCGACTATCAGGCCATGGATGCCGCCCATCATATTCATGCCTTTCTGGACCAGAAAGCCCTGAACGAGGAGGGGCCGCGCGTCATCACCCGTGGCGAAGGGCTGTATGTGTGGGACAGCGAGGGCAAGCAGTATCTGGACGGGATGTCCGGCCTGTGGTGCACCAATGTCGGCTATGGCCGGCAGGAGCTGATTGATGCCGCCACCCGGCAGCTCAAGGAGCTCAGTTACTACAATATGTTTTTCCACACTACCCACCCGGCGGTGGTGGAGTTGTCCGAGCGGCTGTTTTCCTTGCTACCCGGTAGTTACAGCCATGTGATTTATACCAACTCCGGCTCCGAAGCCAATGAGGTGCTGATCCGCACCGTACGCCGCTTCTGGGACGTGATGGGGCAGCCGGACAAGAAAATCTTCATCGGCCGCCACAATGGCTATCACGGCTCCACCGTGGGCAGTGCCTCGCTGGGTGGCATGGCCTTCATGCACGAGATGGGCAATCTTCCGATTCCGGGGGTTGAACACATTGACGAACCGGACTGGTTCCGTCACGGCGGCAGCCTCAGCCCGGCGGAATTCGGCCTGCAGTGCGCCCGCGCGCTGGAGCAGAAAATCCTGCAACTGGGTGCGGACAAGGTGGCGGCTTTTGTCGCCGAACCCTTCCAGGGAGCCGGTGGCATGATTTTTCCGCCGGAAAGCTACTGGCCGGAAATCCAGAGTATTTGCCGTCAGTACGATGTGCTGCTGTGCGCCGACGAGGTAATCGGCGGCTTTGGCCGTACCGGCGAATGGTTTGCCCATCAGCATTTCGACTTCCAGCCCGACACGCTGAGCATTGCCAAGGGGCTGACCTCCGGCTACATCCCCATGGGCGGACTGGTGCTGTCGCGGCGCATGGCCCAGGCCCTGATCGACAAGGGCGGGGTGTTTGCCCACGGCCTGACCTATTCCGGTCACCCGGTGGCTGCCGCGGTGGCACTGGCCAATCTGGATGTGTTGCAGGGTGAGGGCATGGTGGAGGCCGTCAAGCAGGATACCGGCCCCTATCTGCAACGCTGCCTGCGTGAAGTGTTTGCCGACCACCCGTTGGTGGGTGACATCCAGGGCACGGGCATGGTGGCGGCCTTGCAGCTGTGCGAAGACAAGGCCAGCCGCAAGCTGTTTGCCAATGAAGACGATATCGGCTGGCGTTGCCGCAGTCATGGTTTTGACGAGGGGCTGATCATCCGCTCCACCCATGGCCGCATGATCATGGCGCCGGCACTGGCTATTTCCCGTAGCCAGATTGACGAGCTGCTGAGCAAAACCCTGCGGGCAGTCGACCGCACTGCCCGCGAGCTGGGCATGTTGTAA
- a CDS encoding aldehyde dehydrogenase, with amino-acid sequence MLSSKDLSFWTACASALQPAAQAYIDGRLQDAVDGRRFASICPHTGQTIAMVARCAQADVDLAVSAARRSFEAGDWSRCHPRERKPVLQKLAQLLRDNADELALLDCLDMGKPISDALNIDVPATAALFDWYAEACDKLYDEVAPSGPDALALVTREPVGVVAAVIPWNFPLDMAAWKVAPALAAGNSVLLKPAEQSPLSAIRLAQLASEAGLPDGVLNVLPGYGEEAGQALGLHPDIDCLSFTGSTEIGKRFLAYSAASNMKMVWLECGGKSPNLVFADCADLDAAARKAAFGICFNQGQVCSASSRLLVESSIHDRFVEKVLTEMAHYQPGNPLDPATRLGTLVDAGHTGRVHGFIGDGVQQGARLLAGGERLRLGDSDCYLQPTLFAGVTPQMRIAREEIFGPVLSVLRFDSEAEAIAMANDSIYGLAAAVWTDQLQRAHRVARALRAGTVSVNTVDALDPGVPFGGCKQSGFGRDLSLHALDKFSQLKTTWISL; translated from the coding sequence ATGTTGTCATCGAAAGATCTGTCATTCTGGACGGCTTGTGCCAGCGCGCTGCAGCCTGCTGCACAGGCCTATATTGATGGCCGGCTGCAAGATGCAGTAGATGGCCGCCGGTTTGCCAGCATCTGTCCGCATACCGGCCAGACCATCGCCATGGTGGCGCGCTGTGCACAGGCGGATGTTGACCTGGCAGTGAGCGCCGCACGACGCAGCTTTGAGGCCGGGGACTGGTCGCGCTGTCATCCGCGAGAGCGCAAACCAGTGCTGCAAAAACTGGCGCAACTGCTGCGCGACAATGCCGATGAGCTGGCCTTGCTCGATTGCCTGGACATGGGCAAGCCGATTTCCGATGCGCTGAATATCGACGTGCCGGCCACGGCAGCCTTGTTCGACTGGTATGCCGAGGCCTGCGACAAGCTGTATGACGAAGTGGCCCCCAGCGGCCCGGATGCGCTGGCCCTGGTGACGCGCGAGCCAGTGGGCGTGGTGGCGGCGGTGATTCCGTGGAATTTCCCGCTGGACATGGCCGCCTGGAAAGTGGCCCCGGCGCTGGCGGCAGGCAATAGCGTGCTGCTGAAACCGGCCGAGCAATCGCCGTTGTCTGCCATTCGTCTGGCACAGCTGGCCAGCGAGGCCGGTCTGCCGGATGGTGTGCTGAATGTGCTGCCAGGCTATGGCGAGGAAGCCGGGCAGGCACTGGGTCTGCATCCGGATATCGACTGCCTGTCGTTTACCGGCAGCACCGAAATCGGCAAGCGCTTTCTGGCGTACTCCGCCGCTTCCAACATGAAGATGGTGTGGCTGGAATGCGGTGGCAAAAGCCCGAATCTGGTGTTTGCCGACTGTGCCGACCTGGACGCCGCAGCACGCAAGGCGGCCTTCGGCATCTGCTTCAATCAGGGCCAGGTGTGTTCTGCCAGCTCGCGTTTGCTGGTGGAAAGCAGCATCCACGACCGTTTTGTCGAAAAAGTGCTGACCGAAATGGCGCATTACCAGCCGGGCAACCCGCTGGACCCGGCCACACGGCTAGGCACGCTGGTGGATGCCGGGCATACCGGCCGGGTACACGGTTTTATCGGGGACGGCGTGCAGCAGGGCGCGCGCTTGCTGGCTGGCGGTGAGCGGCTGCGACTTGGTGACAGTGACTGCTATTTGCAACCCACCTTGTTTGCCGGCGTCACGCCGCAGATGCGTATTGCCCGCGAGGAAATCTTCGGCCCGGTGCTGTCGGTGCTGCGCTTTGACAGCGAGGCCGAAGCCATTGCCATGGCCAATGACAGCATTTACGGCCTGGCTGCTGCGGTGTGGACCGATCAGTTGCAGCGGGCGCACCGCGTGGCGCGTGCCTTGCGCGCCGGTACTGTCTCGGTCAACACCGTGGACGCGCTGGACCCCGGCGTACCGTTTGGCGGCTGCAAGCAGTCCGGCTTTGGCCGCGACCTGTCCCTGCATGCGCTGGACAAGTTCAGCCAGCTCAAAACTACCTGGATCAGCCTGTAA
- a CDS encoding helix-turn-helix domain-containing protein, whose translation MQIAVSDLAFHHRLGKLLEQLGEPRFWPVLASFLGEIATFDTWVVLLFQADQPPLILADHAANLAADDLFADYRAGLYRIDPFYAFSQQNPMPGLYRLDDVAPDSFRDTEYYRQYFSRNVGEDELQFLLPIAGQGVLSLSLASRQRFSAGEVGSCQLFSPWLLTLLRKALQFDASLIAQQQNNPAQRQLRLEDALRQRGKPQLTEREVQVALLILAGHSTKAIARELGISQDTAKVHRRNLYAKLGVSQQAGLFLLFAAPDAASGPTPAN comes from the coding sequence ATGCAGATCGCCGTGAGTGACCTGGCCTTTCATCACCGGCTGGGGAAATTGCTGGAACAACTGGGAGAGCCACGCTTCTGGCCGGTGCTGGCCAGCTTTCTGGGAGAGATTGCCACCTTCGATACCTGGGTAGTGCTGCTGTTTCAGGCTGACCAGCCCCCGCTGATCCTGGCGGATCATGCCGCCAATCTGGCAGCGGACGACCTGTTTGCCGACTACCGTGCCGGGCTGTACCGCATCGACCCCTTCTATGCCTTCAGCCAGCAAAACCCCATGCCCGGCCTGTATCGGCTGGACGATGTGGCACCGGATTCCTTCCGCGATACCGAATACTACCGCCAGTATTTCAGCCGCAATGTCGGGGAAGACGAGCTGCAATTCCTACTGCCCATTGCCGGCCAAGGTGTGCTGTCACTGTCGCTGGCCAGCCGGCAGCGCTTCAGTGCCGGCGAGGTTGGCAGCTGCCAGTTATTCAGCCCCTGGCTGCTGACCCTGCTGCGCAAGGCACTGCAATTTGATGCCAGCCTGATTGCACAGCAGCAAAACAATCCGGCTCAGCGCCAGCTGCGGCTGGAAGATGCCTTGCGCCAGCGCGGCAAACCACAACTGACCGAGCGCGAGGTGCAAGTTGCCCTGCTGATTCTGGCCGGACACTCCACCAAGGCCATTGCCCGTGAACTGGGCATCTCCCAGGACACCGCCAAGGTCCACCGGCGCAATCTGTACGCCAAACTGGGCGTCAGTCAGCAAGCCGGTTTGTTTCTGCTGTTTGCCGCACCAGATGCAGCCTCAGGCCCCACACCCGCCAACTGA
- a CDS encoding LexA family protein — MRTLSDTLSQLSLPLFASRVPAGSPVAADDLKEADIDLNAHLVSHPASTFMVTVKGDSMINAGIHDGDLLIVDRALQARSGKVVVAVINGELTVKRLEKTANGLFLMPENPAYSPIEVPEEAALFIWGVVTNVIHPVS; from the coding sequence ATCCGCACCTTGTCCGACACCCTCAGCCAGTTGTCGCTGCCGCTATTTGCCAGCCGGGTACCCGCCGGCTCGCCCGTTGCCGCCGATGACCTGAAAGAAGCCGACATCGACCTGAATGCCCATCTGGTCAGCCACCCCGCCAGTACCTTCATGGTAACGGTGAAAGGCGACTCGATGATCAACGCCGGCATCCACGATGGCGACCTGCTGATTGTCGACCGCGCCCTGCAAGCCCGCAGCGGCAAGGTGGTGGTGGCGGTCATCAATGGCGAGCTTACCGTGAAGCGGCTGGAAAAAACGGCAAACGGATTGTTTCTGATGCCGGAAAACCCGGCCTACTCGCCAATCGAAGTGCCGGAAGAAGCGGCATTGTTTATCTGGGGTGTGGTGACCAACGTCATCCATCCGGTTTCGTAA
- a CDS encoding isochorismatase family protein, whose amino-acid sequence MARITLRQLNGLDETPAPLGKSTLVMIDFQNTYTRGVMVLDGWQQALEAAADLLARARQQGTTVIHIINDGGPDTPYDIRAEIGQIHPQVAPMNGEVIVVKTAPNALVGTKLAELLQDAGNNNVIVAGFMTHMCVLFTAEGIFLEGKRPTVVANACATRPLPCVTGSGQALPIEISSAQLHHCALATIADLYGVVVSNADELG is encoded by the coding sequence ATGGCACGCATAACACTTCGCCAGTTGAATGGCTTGGATGAAACTCCTGCGCCCTTGGGGAAATCGACCTTGGTGATGATCGATTTTCAGAATACCTATACCCGAGGTGTGATGGTACTTGACGGGTGGCAGCAGGCGCTCGAAGCTGCCGCCGATTTATTGGCCCGTGCGCGTCAACAGGGCACGACGGTGATTCATATCATCAATGATGGCGGGCCGGATACACCCTACGACATTCGAGCCGAAATCGGGCAGATTCACCCTCAGGTAGCTCCCATGAATGGTGAGGTAATCGTCGTGAAAACGGCACCCAATGCGCTAGTGGGAACCAAACTGGCAGAGTTGCTGCAAGATGCTGGTAATAATAACGTCATTGTGGCTGGATTTATGACGCATATGTGCGTGTTGTTCACCGCAGAAGGAATTTTCTTAGAGGGGAAAAGGCCTACGGTGGTTGCCAATGCGTGTGCCACACGACCACTGCCCTGCGTCACAGGGTCGGGCCAGGCCCTGCCTATCGAAATCTCGTCTGCACAACTTCACCATTGCGCCTTGGCCACTATCGCGGATCTCTACGGCGTGGTCGTTTCGAACGCTGACGAGCTCGGATAA
- a CDS encoding GlxA family transcriptional regulator has protein sequence MNGRQRLIVVVVFDQVDLLDVTGPSEVFALLQREMDQPTGYRVLLAGKTLAPVTTSAGVRILPDTCFDTIDQQSIDTLLIPGAVQVDTQRRVTALVDADIVELVARLATRARRIASVCVGAHILAATGLLNGKRVTTHWSTARQLAAEHPGITVDADPIFIRDGQIWTSAGISSCLDLSLALVADDFGEAMAQQVARQLVVYLKRPGGQSQFSVFLEPISSTRRMDKLRHYISQHLRAPLTIPELAEHLHVSERQLTRIFKNELGMMPAAYVEAVRVEAARNQLETSSNTLELIASNNGFGSVDTLIRAFRRVLNITPSDYRQRFRLQPPWQV, from the coding sequence ATGAATGGACGGCAACGTCTGATCGTGGTGGTGGTGTTCGATCAGGTCGATCTGCTCGACGTGACCGGCCCCTCCGAGGTCTTTGCCTTGCTACAACGCGAGATGGATCAACCCACGGGCTACCGTGTCCTGCTTGCCGGCAAAACGCTGGCCCCAGTGACCACCTCGGCCGGGGTCAGAATCCTGCCCGATACGTGCTTTGACACCATCGACCAGCAATCAATCGACACCCTGCTTATTCCCGGGGCCGTGCAGGTCGACACACAAAGGCGGGTGACAGCGTTGGTGGATGCAGACATCGTCGAACTGGTTGCCAGACTTGCCACGCGAGCCCGCCGCATTGCTTCAGTTTGTGTGGGAGCCCATATCCTGGCAGCCACCGGCTTGCTCAATGGCAAGCGCGTCACCACCCACTGGTCTACCGCCCGGCAGTTAGCTGCAGAGCACCCCGGGATCACCGTAGATGCCGATCCCATTTTCATCCGCGACGGCCAAATCTGGACTAGTGCGGGAATCAGTTCCTGCCTCGATCTTTCCCTGGCCCTGGTCGCAGATGACTTCGGCGAGGCCATGGCACAACAGGTCGCCCGACAGCTTGTTGTCTACTTGAAACGCCCCGGCGGACAGAGTCAGTTCAGTGTTTTTCTGGAGCCTATTTCATCGACGCGGCGCATGGACAAACTGCGCCACTACATATCCCAGCACTTGCGTGCACCACTCACCATCCCCGAGCTTGCCGAACATCTGCATGTCAGTGAGCGTCAACTAACACGGATATTCAAGAATGAACTCGGCATGATGCCAGCCGCCTATGTCGAGGCGGTACGTGTTGAAGCCGCGCGAAATCAGCTGGAAACCAGCAGCAACACACTTGAGCTGATTGCGAGCAACAACGGCTTTGGCTCGGTCGATACCCTGATCCGTGCTTTTCGCCGAGTGCTCAACATCACGCCTTCGGACTATCGACAGCGCTTCCGCCTACAGCCGCCATGGCAGGTGTGA
- a CDS encoding tRNA dihydrouridine synthase: MNLMLAPMEGLVDPIMRDVLTRLGGIDLCVTEFVRVTNVLLPTRAFHRLAPELLNGGKTRAGTTVRVQLLGSDPVCLAENAAKVASLGAPGVDLNFGCPAPTVNRHRGGAVLLTEPELLHAIVRQVRAAVPAEIPVTAKMRLGYADKSLALECAAALASAGAAELVVHARTKVEGYKPPAHWDWIARIREHVTVPVIANGEVWTVADYHAIRAQSGCERVMIGRGLIAAPDLAQRIAGDQFAVPMAWPVLMEWLLDFYQQCFAEAGESRYPPARLKQWVGQLKKTYPEAEHFFEVIRRETSAENILKIMRDMSSK; this comes from the coding sequence ATGAATCTGATGCTGGCACCGATGGAGGGCCTGGTTGACCCCATCATGCGGGATGTACTGACCCGTCTGGGCGGTATCGACTTGTGCGTAACCGAGTTTGTCCGAGTCACCAATGTACTGTTACCTACCCGTGCCTTTCATCGATTGGCACCGGAATTGCTCAATGGCGGCAAGACCCGTGCGGGGACAACAGTACGGGTGCAATTGCTGGGCTCGGACCCGGTTTGCCTGGCTGAGAATGCGGCCAAGGTGGCCAGCCTGGGGGCACCGGGTGTCGATTTGAATTTTGGTTGCCCGGCACCGACGGTCAATCGTCATCGTGGCGGTGCGGTACTGCTGACTGAACCGGAACTGCTGCACGCCATTGTCAGGCAGGTGCGTGCGGCTGTTCCGGCGGAGATACCGGTAACAGCCAAGATGCGGCTGGGTTATGCAGACAAGAGTCTGGCGCTGGAGTGCGCTGCTGCATTGGCTAGTGCGGGTGCTGCCGAACTGGTGGTGCATGCGCGTACCAAGGTGGAAGGGTATAAGCCGCCAGCGCATTGGGACTGGATTGCCCGTATCCGCGAGCATGTCACGGTGCCGGTCATCGCCAATGGCGAGGTGTGGACCGTGGCGGATTACCATGCCATCCGGGCACAAAGCGGCTGCGAGCGGGTGATGATAGGGCGGGGCCTGATTGCTGCGCCGGATCTGGCACAGCGTATTGCTGGTGATCAGTTCGCTGTACCAATGGCTTGGCCGGTGTTGATGGAATGGTTGTTGGATTTCTACCAGCAGTGTTTTGCCGAGGCCGGGGAGTCGCGCTATCCGCCGGCGCGGCTTAAGCAGTGGGTGGGGCAATTGAAGAAAACCTATCCGGAAGCAGAGCACTTTTTCGAAGTGATACGCCGGGAAACTTCTGCTGAGAATATTCTTAAGATAATGCGCGATATGTCTTCTAAGTAA
- a CDS encoding GNAT family N-acetyltransferase, with the protein MTLKISPVTAHQLEHCLPLFQAYLAFYAVEQSDADCLAFLEARLHHHEVRLWLAEDAGVAVGFALMYPGFNSLTLKPNWLLHDLYVVPEYRGSGVSRQLLQTCQAHVLSQGGGDIMLQTAHDNTRAQRLYEGNGFVLDKEFRVYYWDGKGA; encoded by the coding sequence ATGACCCTGAAAATCAGCCCTGTCACTGCCCATCAACTTGAACACTGCCTGCCACTGTTTCAGGCGTATCTGGCTTTCTATGCCGTAGAACAGTCCGATGCCGACTGCCTGGCCTTCCTGGAAGCCCGCTTGCATCACCACGAAGTCCGGCTGTGGCTGGCCGAAGATGCGGGCGTGGCCGTCGGCTTTGCCCTGATGTACCCCGGTTTCAACTCGCTTACCCTCAAGCCAAACTGGCTGCTGCATGATCTGTATGTCGTACCGGAGTATCGTGGCAGCGGTGTCAGCCGACAGCTGCTGCAAACCTGTCAGGCCCATGTCCTTAGTCAGGGTGGCGGTGACATCATGCTGCAGACCGCTCACGACAATACCCGCGCCCAACGCCTGTATGAAGGCAACGGCTTTGTTCTGGACAAGGAGTTCCGGGTGTACTACTGGGATGGCAAGGGTGCTTGA
- a CDS encoding DUF1653 domain-containing protein, whose amino-acid sequence MDIPRGIYRHYRGNLYEVLGLGLHSETHEPMVAYRALYGDYQLWTRPAGMFLEAVIHEGESRPRFSPVKLF is encoded by the coding sequence ATGGATATTCCACGCGGCATTTACCGCCATTACCGGGGTAATTTATATGAAGTGCTTGGGCTGGGCCTGCACTCTGAAACACACGAACCCATGGTGGCCTATCGCGCCCTGTATGGTGATTACCAGCTATGGACACGCCCTGCCGGCATGTTTCTGGAAGCCGTGATTCATGAAGGCGAAAGCCGACCACGTTTCTCCCCGGTCAAGCTGTTTTAG
- a CDS encoding histone deacetylase yields the protein MRIYRTDQFPLPLPDGHRFPAAKYQLLAEAVAGFASHAMETAPAATTWELQQAHSADYVAQVIDGSLPARAWREIGLPWSPELVERSRRSVGATIAAARGALLDGCGVNLAGGTHHAYHDKGSGFCVFNDVAVASRLLLQEGLVRRILVLDLDVHQGNGTAAIFRDEPRVFTFSMHGEKNFPFRKEVSSLDIDLPDHTGDASYLALLQQHLPALLLQHQPDIVFYLAGADPWQGDRLGKLALSMHGLLQRDLLVMQQVRNTGAALVITMAGGYASDITDTVNIQTSTIHAAWQLYAGTKSMQTNTSIRSEHNA from the coding sequence ATGCGCATCTACCGTACCGACCAGTTTCCCTTGCCACTGCCTGACGGCCACCGTTTCCCGGCGGCAAAATACCAGCTGCTGGCTGAAGCTGTTGCAGGCTTTGCCAGCCATGCAATGGAAACCGCCCCTGCGGCCACCACCTGGGAGCTGCAGCAAGCACACTCAGCAGACTATGTTGCACAGGTGATTGATGGCAGCCTGCCGGCACGCGCCTGGCGGGAAATCGGTTTGCCATGGTCACCCGAGCTGGTGGAACGCTCGCGTCGCTCGGTCGGTGCCACCATTGCTGCTGCACGCGGCGCGCTGCTGGATGGCTGCGGCGTCAACCTGGCCGGCGGCACCCACCATGCCTATCACGACAAGGGCAGCGGATTTTGCGTATTCAACGATGTTGCCGTGGCCTCTCGCCTGCTGCTGCAGGAAGGATTGGTACGGCGCATTCTGGTGCTTGATCTCGATGTGCATCAGGGAAATGGCACCGCTGCCATCTTTCGTGACGAGCCGCGGGTGTTTACCTTTTCCATGCATGGCGAAAAGAACTTCCCGTTCCGCAAGGAGGTCAGTTCACTGGATATCGACCTGCCCGATCACACCGGCGATGCAAGCTACCTTGCCCTGCTGCAACAGCATCTGCCTGCCCTGCTATTGCAACACCAGCCGGATATCGTGTTTTATCTGGCTGGTGCCGATCCCTGGCAGGGTGATCGGCTGGGCAAGCTGGCACTGAGCATGCACGGCCTGCTGCAGCGTGATCTGTTGGTGATGCAGCAGGTCCGCAATACTGGTGCCGCACTGGTCATCACCATGGCGGGTGGCTATGCCAGCGATATTACCGACACAGTCAACATCCAGACCAGCACCATCCACGCTGCATGGCAGCTGTATGCAGGCACAAAATCCATGCAGACCAACACGTCCATCCGGAGCGAACACAATGCATAA
- the msrA gene encoding peptide-methionine (S)-S-oxide reductase MsrA, with the protein MHKAILAGGCFWCTESIFLALNGVEKVVSGYIGGHTTDPDYRSVCSGQTGHAEAVEIDFDPDIISFRQLLQIFFATHDPTTLNRQGYDVGSQYRSAVFYLDATQHDTALAVIAELEQQQAFPSPIVTTLEPASRFYPAEGYHQQYFALHGDEPYCQAVILPKQHKLRLAFAPWLKQD; encoded by the coding sequence ATGCATAAGGCCATTCTTGCTGGCGGTTGTTTTTGGTGTACCGAAAGTATTTTCCTGGCACTGAACGGTGTCGAAAAAGTGGTATCCGGCTATATCGGTGGCCACACGACAGATCCGGACTACCGCAGTGTATGCAGCGGCCAGACCGGGCATGCCGAAGCAGTTGAAATTGATTTCGATCCCGACATCATCAGCTTCCGCCAGTTGCTGCAAATCTTCTTTGCCACGCACGACCCCACCACACTCAACCGCCAGGGCTATGATGTGGGCAGCCAGTACCGCTCTGCCGTCTTTTATCTGGATGCCACCCAGCACGACACCGCGCTGGCCGTCATTGCCGAACTGGAACAACAACAGGCATTCCCGTCACCCATTGTCACTACACTGGAACCCGCCAGCCGGTTTTATCCGGCCGAAGGCTACCACCAGCAGTATTTTGCCCTGCATGGAGACGAACCCTACTGCCAGGCAGTCATTCTGCCCAAGCAGCACAAGCTGCGACTGGCGTTTGCGCCATGGCTGAAGCAGGACTGA
- a CDS encoding response regulator transcription factor yields the protein MKYMMPTVFIVDDDPAVRDSLALLIMAQGMRTVTFANAMEFLEGYTEGEVGCLVLDIRMPQITGLALQEKLVERGLSIPIVFITGHGDIEQCRRAFQSGAIDFLTKPIDQNRLIDSLRKGIRMSIDQLQQDEETQEVMMQLDRISGREREVLELVADGLSSKEIARQLDLSPRTIEVHRANLFSKLGVDSLADLIRFYLKALEATGKKRSDESFLNETAPRQ from the coding sequence ATGAAGTACATGATGCCCACCGTTTTCATCGTGGATGATGACCCCGCCGTACGCGACTCGCTGGCCCTGCTTATCATGGCGCAGGGCATGCGCACGGTTACATTCGCCAATGCCATGGAGTTTCTCGAAGGCTATACCGAGGGCGAAGTCGGCTGCCTGGTTCTGGATATCCGCATGCCGCAGATTACCGGCCTTGCCCTGCAGGAAAAACTGGTTGAACGCGGCCTGAGCATTCCCATTGTCTTCATTACCGGCCATGGCGATATCGAACAATGCCGCCGCGCCTTCCAGTCTGGTGCCATCGACTTCCTCACCAAGCCGATAGACCAGAACCGCCTGATCGACAGCTTGCGCAAAGGCATTCGCATGAGCATCGACCAACTGCAGCAGGATGAAGAGACGCAAGAGGTCATGATGCAGCTGGACCGCATCAGCGGCCGTGAACGTGAAGTGCTGGAACTGGTGGCCGACGGCCTGTCCAGCAAGGAAATTGCCCGCCAGCTCGACCTGTCGCCGCGCACCATCGAAGTGCACCGTGCCAACCTGTTCAGCAAGCTGGGCGTGGATTCGCTGGCCGACCTGATCCGCTTTTACCTGAAGGCACTGGAAGCCACCGGCAAAAAACGCAGCGACGAGTCTTTTTTGAACGAAACCGCCCCAAGGCAGTAG
- a CDS encoding NAD kinase has product MERLFKHVCLVARHSKPQVVESLRTLADHLAAAGVTVFVDKESATQAEAGPHQLIERSDMGKLADLVIVLGGDGTMLSIARQLAPYRVPLVGINQGRLGFMTDIPRHEMLEAIDAILGGNFVPENRILLQASVIREDAEVANALAFNDIVFSRGAVGSMIEFEVFIDNQFVYSQRSDGLIVATPTGSTAYSLAAGGPILHPTLQAIALVPICPQSLNNRPIAVNDSCEVEFMLTRGLDARVHFDGQSHCDLMEMDRVLIRRYRNPLRILHPVGYNYYDMLRHKLHWGERLL; this is encoded by the coding sequence ATGGAACGACTGTTCAAACATGTCTGCCTGGTGGCAAGACACAGCAAACCGCAAGTGGTGGAATCGCTGCGCACCCTGGCCGATCATCTGGCCGCTGCCGGCGTCACCGTATTCGTGGACAAGGAAAGCGCCACCCAGGCCGAAGCCGGGCCCCATCAGCTGATCGAACGCAGCGACATGGGCAAGCTGGCCGATCTGGTTATCGTGCTGGGCGGGGATGGCACCATGCTGTCCATTGCCCGCCAGCTGGCGCCCTATCGCGTACCGCTGGTGGGCATCAACCAGGGCCGGCTGGGTTTCATGACCGACATTCCGCGTCATGAAATGCTGGAAGCCATCGACGCCATCCTGGGCGGCAACTTCGTGCCGGAAAACCGCATCCTGCTGCAAGCATCGGTGATTCGCGAAGACGCCGAAGTCGCCAATGCACTGGCCTTCAACGACATCGTGTTCAGCCGCGGTGCCGTGGGTTCGATGATCGAGTTCGAGGTATTCATCGACAACCAGTTTGTCTACAGCCAGCGCTCGGACGGCCTGATCGTTGCCACCCCCACCGGCTCCACCGCCTACTCGCTGGCCGCCGGCGGCCCCATCCTGCACCCCACGCTGCAGGCCATTGCCCTGGTCCCCATCTGCCCGCAGTCGCTGAACAACCGCCCGATTGCGGTGAACGACTCCTGCGAAGTGGAATTCATGCTGACCCGCGGCCTGGACGCACGCGTACACTTTGACGGCCAGTCGCACTGCGATCTGATGGAAATGGACCGTGTGCTGATTCGCCGCTACCGCAATCCGCTGCGCATCCTGCACCCGGTGGGCTACAACTACTACGACATGCTGCGCCACAAGCTACACTGGGGCGAGCGCCTGCTCTGA